A region of Anolis sagrei isolate rAnoSag1 chromosome 2, rAnoSag1.mat, whole genome shotgun sequence DNA encodes the following proteins:
- the MRPL51 gene encoding large ribosomal subunit protein mL51 isoform X2: MAATLLWGAWRSLLGRSSLAPCRFIATSPYSFKVKEPPRPKPVDRWTEKRALFGVYDNIGILGDFLAHPKDLIVGPKWLRGWRGNELQRCIRKKKMVGDRMFVEDYHNLKKRIKYLYKRFNRTGKYR; encoded by the exons ATGGCGGCCACGCTGTTGTGGGGAGCCTGGCGGAGTCTCCTGGGCCGCAGCTCGCTCGCTCCTTGCCGATTCATCGCAACAA GTCCTTACTCTTTCAAGGTGAAGGAGCCCCCGCGACCCAAACCGGTTGACCGATGGACAGAGAAACGAGCACTATTTGGAGTCTATGATAACATTGGAATTCTGG GGGATTTTTTGGCTCATCCCAAAGACTTGATAGTTGGCCCAAAATGGTTGCGTGGATGGAGGGGAAATGAGCTGCAAAGATGCATCCGCAAAAAGAAAATGGTGGGTGACCGAATGTTTGTTGAGGATTACCACAACCTGAAGAAGAGGATTAAATATTTGTACAAACGTTTTAATCGTACAGGAAAGTATCGCTAA
- the MRPL51 gene encoding large ribosomal subunit protein mL51 isoform X1: MAATLLWGAWRSLLGRSSLAPCRFIATKGPYSFKVKEPPRPKPVDRWTEKRALFGVYDNIGILGDFLAHPKDLIVGPKWLRGWRGNELQRCIRKKKMVGDRMFVEDYHNLKKRIKYLYKRFNRTGKYR, translated from the exons ATGGCGGCCACGCTGTTGTGGGGAGCCTGGCGGAGTCTCCTGGGCCGCAGCTCGCTCGCTCCTTGCCGATTCATCGCAACAA AAGGTCCTTACTCTTTCAAGGTGAAGGAGCCCCCGCGACCCAAACCGGTTGACCGATGGACAGAGAAACGAGCACTATTTGGAGTCTATGATAACATTGGAATTCTGG GGGATTTTTTGGCTCATCCCAAAGACTTGATAGTTGGCCCAAAATGGTTGCGTGGATGGAGGGGAAATGAGCTGCAAAGATGCATCCGCAAAAAGAAAATGGTGGGTGACCGAATGTTTGTTGAGGATTACCACAACCTGAAGAAGAGGATTAAATATTTGTACAAACGTTTTAATCGTACAGGAAAGTATCGCTAA